Genomic window (Gelria sp. Kuro-4):
TCTCCAGGTCGCGTACGGCAAATTTATGTCCGAACGGAATGTCCTCCAGTAGTTCTATTTCCTCCTCAAAACCCTCACCCTTAACCAGCGCCCGCTGCCCTTTTACGAGGTCTCTGATTGCCACCGCAACATTGTCCCGCTGGTTGATAAGCAAAGCATCGTGTTTTCTCTCGGCCATCTCAGCCACCTCCAAGAACTAAGTCGGTTACGCCGTCGCCTGCCTGGGTTGTTCTTCGATGCGCGGCGAACCCCCCTTCGGTGTAAGGTCTTTTGCAGAGCCAAAATGTTTTGCGGCCCACGTGGTAAGGATCGGTACCAGAATAGCGGTTATGACAACCGAAGCACCTGCCGCAGCCGTCGCTTGGGCCACATAAGGCTGCCAGGAAGGATCGACCATCGCCACGGCTGCCGGCGTAGCCACCGAGTTGCCGGCGGAGCTGGCCACCGCTGCCCCGGCATAACCGGGACGTTTAAGGACCGTTCTGTCTGCCAGTATGCAGAAGAGACCCGATATCACCACTGTCAGCAACCCCA
Coding sequences:
- a CDS encoding UxaA family hydrolase, whose translation is MAERKHDALLINQRDNVAVAIRDLVKGQRALVKGEGFEEEIELLEDIPFGHKFAVRDLETADKVIKYGQTIGKASRKIRKGAHVHDHNIEGIRGRGDTAAKEDVR
- a CDS encoding 2-keto-3-deoxygluconate permease — its product is MSLTAEGRCLSGGISGLILGLLTVVISGLFCILADRTVLKRPGYAGAAVASSAGNSVATPAAVAMVDPSWQPYVAQATAAAGASVVITAILVPILTTWAAKHFGSAKDLTPKGGSPRIEEQPRQATA